One segment of Pseudomonas sp. FP2196 DNA contains the following:
- a CDS encoding GNAT family N-acetyltransferase yields the protein MLTVKDHNDRAAAVYATHHGQSWIESLKDGRHVLIRPLAEKDREREYAFIKRLSPESRHMRFLAQISEPGTALLDQLMDIDQKQRAAFIALVHENGELIEIGISRYAATAEKECEFAVTVADEWAHLGLGTLLMEHLIKAARQNNFSRLYSVDSASNTGMRELAKALGFETHSDPDDSCQVIHRLYL from the coding sequence ATGCTCACTGTCAAAGACCACAATGATCGGGCTGCGGCTGTGTATGCCACGCACCACGGCCAATCCTGGATCGAATCGCTCAAGGACGGCCGACACGTGCTGATCCGGCCGCTGGCCGAAAAGGATCGCGAACGCGAATACGCGTTTATCAAGCGCTTGTCCCCCGAGTCCCGCCACATGCGTTTTCTGGCGCAGATCAGCGAGCCGGGCACGGCGCTGCTCGATCAGTTAATGGACATCGATCAGAAGCAGCGCGCGGCCTTTATCGCGCTGGTTCACGAGAACGGCGAATTGATCGAGATCGGTATCAGTCGCTATGCCGCCACGGCCGAAAAAGAATGCGAATTCGCTGTGACGGTCGCCGATGAATGGGCGCATCTGGGCCTGGGAACCTTGCTGATGGAGCATCTGATCAAGGCGGCCCGACAGAACAACTTCAGCCGCCTGTACTCCGTGGATTCGGCCAGCAACACGGGCATGCGCGAATTGGCCAAAGCCTTGGGCTTTGAAACCCACAGTGAT